A region of the Pungitius pungitius unplaced genomic scaffold, fPunPun2.1 scaffold_99, whole genome shotgun sequence genome:
CTCCATCGCAAGTGCTGCCTAATGGGGAGGTTGTGTCCCTCCATGTTAGacagacagaataaaaaaatgcatattGTCAAATAACAGTTACTCCAAAGTCACCAAAATCTGTCCTGACAAGTGTGGGATCCCTTTAATTCTCAGTGTATGTTGCACTGCATTTAAACCATTTCCATTGGTGACTTAGAGAACCTCGGTGTTCTGAGGGACACTTTGACTGAGGTCAACACCACTTCACACATGAACCCATGATGTCTACTACAAACACAACTCACTTGCTGTTGTGCACCTCTGTATGGCGTAAATCTGTCATGCATGTTTGAGCTGAAATAATGTTGGAAATGATGAGTACGTTGTTTTTAAAAggttgtattgttgtttttgttcgtTTCTATCAAACTCGGGTGACTTCCATCTTTGAGCATACAGTACCTCAGTCCCGCCGGCAGGGGTCACCTGTGGCCCGCGGTTCTCTGGCTGCTGGTTTCCTGAAGCGGGGCCTCCTGGCGCAGCGTCTTGACCACTTCAAGAAGTCCAGGGATACTTCTTTCCATCACAGCAGCACAAACGGCGGATTCTGAAGTCTGGTTCGTTGTTTGTAACGCACGACCTGCTGGACGCATCAAATGGCCGCGCGCAAAaagcatttttaattattttttttaattgcgtaaggcaaaaaaaaggaaaatcgcGGATGTGGAGGGTTGCAAAATGGCATTGAAAATGTTACGAAGAAATGCATACGAAGGTAGTAAATGTCTTGGAAAGAAACTGAATGCAGCTTCAAACTTTATATTGCGCGCAGTCATGTCAGATAACAGCCGACGAGGATAAAAAATACCATTCGAAATAACCTAAATAACTAGAATTAAAAGAATAACCATAACGAAAAGTTTGCATCTTTAACAAACTCGAAAAATTGAAAGCCTCTAATTCTTTGAAcagcttttccctttttttttatttccaatgcGTTGTAGGAAATTAAAAAGCAGCGCTGACTATGGAGCCCAAACGTCACCTGGTGTAACGTGTACATCGTGTACATGAAGAAAAGCACGCGCTGTGCCGCGTGGCCGTGATTCTGTTCACAGATCACGTGCGGGCCTAACTTTAAggctacatttaaaatatatgatTCAGATAATCTCGATATTTATTTAGGAGGAAGATCTCATTAAAATGTGTTGCTGGTGCATGTAGGCCCGTCTCCAGTCGTACTAAACTTTAGGgcctggctttttttttatcctctatgggttttttctctcttttttttagaaaagaggCTGACTTTTGCTGCAGGCCTCTCCGTCTTAGATCAAAGATTCATCAGTTCGCCTTTTAAAATGCTTAAACCATGACAAGTTAAGATGATTTATGTGAGGCCAACCGCCCAAATAGGCCCATTCTTCTCTAAATAAACATCCACATGGCTAATACTACTACAAATGATATTAGTATGATAACCACTCAATGAAAAGACAATAAGTCCGTAGTGATATTGCACAATTTAATACTGCGATTATTACACAAAGATGTGAACAACGTCAGAGACTGTGTGGACTTAGCGGGGAACGCCTGAGGTAACAGAAAATACGGTTGTCTATTCCCCTCAACAGCACATGTACACAGCTTGTGATTTAAACGACCCCCGTGTTACATAACGaatgactgccccccccccccccccccccccctcccagcagcGATGGACTGCGTGCGCTCGTCGGTTTGCCGCGTCGAGGCTACAACAGACAGCAACAAAGGACCCGTGGCTCGGTtctaaatgaagacaaaagacCATTTCTTGTATATATGTTTTATGTAAGTAATAAAATATTACTAtaacataaatataaatgtgacTTCGCAGTCTACATTTAGCAATCAACGTACAACCAATGTagtaaacaaaaagagaaacatacTGAAATCCACTGCAACGTAACCATTAACAGAGCCAAACAAAAAGCTCCAAACACgtttaagaaataaatatatatatatatatatatataaatggtcAGATTCATAAATGAAATCATATTAAAATATCTTCTTGGAATTAGTAAGTGTACAAAACGGCccggaaagaaacaaaaacaaaacaatatctcAGAACAAATACAAGTTTACATATTGGACATATTTACATATCGGGAATAATCCTGGCAACATTTTCTCTaaaatcttcttctttttttttttttttactattattattttttttcttgaaaaaaaaaaatgtttccctcATCTGTATTGAATAGCACTGCTTTAGAATTTTGGACTGTTCCAACATTGAGAAACGACACACAAACGCATGAGATTTTCAGATTTCCTTTGaggtcagaaaaaaaataaatatatcttGTTAAGTCCCTTCATCGCTTCCCATTgaggaattattatttttcttctctccgaATCCAGCGTTTTAATATAATACAGTGGATTTATGGGACAAAGAAAACGGTGCAGTTTGTAACCAGAtctagaaatacagaaaaaaaaaacatgaacaggCGTGATATTCCGACGAAGGGGGCACTGAAGTTACCTGAGTTACTATTACTTTTTCATTTCGTATGTGACCAATCTCTCTTGAAGTGTTTTTGGAATACAACAGGATTATCGGGCAGTGAGCAGTGTGGGAGAGACAGCGCTCTGTGGAGACAACCAGGAACCTGCaaaaaaagggggtgggggggttattGTTTTAAGCCTATGGCGATCAGCCCCAACCACAATTTTATCAACAAATATAAaattgcaataataataataataataataatgataatatcaACGAAACAATAAGTGCTCCatgcaaagaaaacaatattttgataagaaaaccaaccccccccccccccgcccccctccccaaataATAGACAACGCGCGTTTTTAAATTCCCCTTTTAGCGTCTAGTGCTGAAATGTCGACGTTTTGAACTGGTATTTGAAGACGTGCAATCAGAGCTTAAACGTCCTGTTGCatcgtgtatttatttatttttcttctgaaaTCGGTCAGGCCTTAATGACTTTAGTGTTTCGGGTGCCATCATTTCCATCacttctccaccaccaccacctccatcaccacctccacctcccacagAGTaaacagaaggaagaaaaaaaaagaagacgctGCTCTGGTCCACAGCGCCTACAGCAAATCATGACAGAAATCATATAGACAGTCAGAAGTTAAAAGTATTTCCCAAAACCGAAACACCACACGGAGTAGAACAAAGAAAGCGCACACCAATATTCAGAAATCTGGTTAATCAGTTTAGGTCGGATAAAGCAAAAATGTTCGTTCAGTGTATGTAGACTATTGATCTCCAGTGTTGACGTCCTGGTGAGCGCCAACAGTTCGTGGAGCACCGGGAGGAGATGGCCTCGGTTTGCCCCATTTGAAACAGCCATGGGACATGAAATGTACTTTAAATGCCTTCTCCTCCATAACATTTTGGTAAATAAAGATCTTTGTTTCACTCTAAATGCGCACGGATTCAGTAATAGCAcgtgtttattttttcttcttttttcttggtttttcttctcttcttcttcttcttcttcttcttcttcttcttcttgttcttcttcttcttaacaTGTTCGCTCTTGCCATCTATCAGTCGAAACTATTCAACTTGTCCACGCCTCTTTTctctgaggaaaacaaaaaccaaacttAAATACTGTAAACTCCATAgtcccttttccctttttctatcCCCCTGcggaaatgctcttattgttcATGAAAACAGTCACTGCACAGGACTCTGTAGTGAGCGGTGTAGAGGAGGGGTCTCTGCTTGGGAATATACGTCCTCCATATTCGGGTGAGGGACCCCAATCGGTgtcattcttttctctttttgtcttctgtTGCAAAACCAAACGCGCACAACCTCTTTTTCCAACTGCAGCGTGTTGGCCAAACTGCTGATTTCATGAGCTGACGGCTTTGGGCATTTTAAGAAATGATTCTCCAGCGCCCCTTTCACCCCGACTTCGATGGAGGTCCTCTTCTTTCGTTTCCTCCCCTGCGCGGCAATCTTGTCCAAATTGGTGGGACTGCCCGTGTTCGAGTCTGTCTCCTCCAGCCACTTGTTTAGCAGCGGCTTAAGTTTGCACATGTTCTTGAAGCTAAGCTGCAGCGCCTCGAACCTGCAGATCGTGGTCTGAGAAAAGACGTTTCCGTACAGGGTGCCCAAGGCCAAGCCCACGTCCGCCTGCGTAAAGCCCAGTTTGATCCGCCGCTGCTTGAACTGCTTGGCGAACTGCTCCAGGTCGTCGGAGCTGGGCGCGTCCTCGTCCGAGTGGTCCTGGTGGTGGCTGAACGCCTGCTGGGGAGAATCCATCTGGTTGTCGTGGCTGCCCGAGTCGTCGTGGAGCGGGTCTCGCATGCCGTGGTGCAGTGCGCCGGGCTGCGGGCTCAGCATCGCGTTGAGGTTTGTGTATCCAGGCTGCGAGTACACCAGGGGCTGGTGGCCGTTGGACGCCGGCGACAGCGGGGACAAGTGGTGCGTCGTGGCGGGCGCCCACGAGCCATGGTGGCCGCCCTGCGTCTGCTGGTGCACCAGGTGAGATCTGTGGTGGAAGCCGCTGCTCAGGTCCTCGCGGGTCGCCTGCACGCTGGCTTTGTGCTCCTGCTGCCCGATGTGGGTGCCGCTGGACCAGTCGGTGTTGGAGGTGGGCAGCCACTGGTGGTGCGTCAGGCTCATCGGGTGTCCCGTGTTGGTCGCCGCGAGCCCTTGCAAGTACTCGTGGTGCATCATTTTCTGCACCTCTCTGTAGGTCGTCCCCTGATGCATCCTATCCGAATCCGGATGCATGAGCGGGTTGGACGGTAAGGAGTTATTCCTCGGAATATACTGAGCTGTTGTCGCCATGGCTCCTACTTCGATAACTGACGAGCACTTCGGAGGTCTCCCGGCTTTAGAGCCAAAACGCAACAACCTGCTCTGGGAGGTCTTGTGGAGGAGCGAAGACACGCCCCCCCGCGCTTGCATTGGCTCCTCTCCGCTTCCAGCCCACTGGGGACAAGTTCAATAGGCGCGAGGTCTCGGAGCGCGCGCCACGGCACAGGATGGGCAGAGCTCCGATCTTACacatgttatagaaaaacaTATGTTCTATTTATTAAATGTCTCTTTGAGTTTTTAACAGCACTCATCTCCACTCGTAGACCTGCGCTCGGATAGCCTCCCGTCTATCtggtgatccccccccccccaccccccactcccctccctctctctccctcccaaatTCTCTCCACGGGAGCAGTGCAGCAGCGGGGTTTGATTAGGTTTCCCTGAGTTTAGATCGGTTGTTTTGCAAATAACCACGTGGGGGAGTAGCAGATATTgttgacgacccccccccccccccgtcacccctCCTCAGTCCCTCCAACATATACACATGCGCTTAGAAACACGCACCCGTGCACCTTCATAATAGGTCACTGATGATCATAGCGGTCCTCATTTTAAATAGATTATAAGGCGCGAGTCTCTTGCTccacagccgccccccccccccccatcgccaccaccaccaggagAGGCGTGTAAATAAGCATGTGACGTTTCCGTGGATGCGGCGTTAAATGTGAGCAGTTCAAAGCCTCCCCGTACgtcatttatttgtattgtcTCGGTTACGTTCAATGTCGTATGATCTCATCATCACAACCCTCTTAGTAGATGATAGgccaagacccccccccccccacctacacacatacacaaatacacacgcaaCTTGGCAGCATGTATGGTGACATTTATTGTTTATTCACATCATTCAgtatcttattttgaaatcccCAAGGTTAAGATCTGCTAATTGTCATTCCTCATTAACCACGAAACACGCTGTTGAttttttgcaataaattgtATCCTCGCTGCCAAGCTGCTGCAGTTTTCGAGTCGAATCTAGCCTTACACATAAAATAGGCTACATTTTTATAGCATTTACCCCTGTAAGCATTTGACTAAGCAGCAACTTGGAGAGAGAAACcttgtgtttcttcctcctGGCTCCTTCCTACCTCTCCCGGTTGATCTGATTATTTTTCCCTTCACGTTTTGTCCCAATAGCAAATTACCAATTCTATGAATTGCAAAGCAGCCTCAGAGACGCTGAGGGGTAGAGAGAAGGGGGTTgtgggagggaggtgtgtgtgtgtggggggggggggggggggggggttaggggaggaggagggggggggggggtagatgcgAAGATTGAAAGGGATCTTTGCAAACACAATCACGTTCTTAAATGGAAATGCGGGGCTTTAAACAAATCTTACATCTCTCCCGTTCCATTCGCCCCAAAACTCTGCAATCAGGCACATGTTCCACTCCCCCTAAAACAGGAGCTTCTTGGAAGCTTTTTCACGCGCGGCAGTCCCCATTTCAATCATTTACCTGAAAGCAATGTTTTGCCTTCTTTTTTAATATATCTGCcgcgtgtttgttttgttgttacccccccccccccccaccaccccacccccacacgACTAGACTCTGTGTCTATTTCCTAAGGACCGGGCTCGGGAGCGCGTTTTAATCCGGGGACTCGACCAAAAGGTAAGTTGTCTCCTTTCTGCCTTCACCGCGTCCTCCCTGTACTCTTGTCTCcagtgtgcatgcgtgcgtgtgtctgtgtgtgt
Encoded here:
- the pou3f1 gene encoding POU domain, class 3, transcription factor 1, whose protein sequence is MATTAQYIPRNNSLPSNPLMHPDSDRMHQGTTYREVQKMMHHEYLQGLAATNTGHPMSLTHHQWLPTSNTDWSSGTHIGQQEHKASVQATREDLSSGFHHRSHLVHQQTQGGHHGSWAPATTHHLSPLSPASNGHQPLVYSQPGYTNLNAMLSPQPGALHHGMRDPLHDDSGSHDNQMDSPQQAFSHHQDHSDEDAPSSDDLEQFAKQFKQRRIKLGFTQADVGLALGTLYGNVFSQTTICRFEALQLSFKNMCKLKPLLNKWLEETDSNTGSPTNLDKIAAQGRKRKKRTSIEVGVKGALENHFLKCPKPSAHEISSLANTLQLEKEVVRVWFCNRRQKEKRMTPIGVPHPNMEDVYSQAETPPLHRSLQSPVQ